DNA sequence from the Verrucomicrobiota bacterium genome:
ATGAGTTCGATAAAATTCTTATTTCGACTAATGCCCATATTAATGGTTTGCAGTTATTCTTTTTCCCAGACATGGGATGGTGGCGGGGCAGATAATCAATGGGGAACGGCTACAAACTGGGTAGCGGATACGGTACCATCCAGTAGCAGCTCCACCGACATTAGCTTTGACGGAACGACTCAATTAACCAATAACGTCAATACTGCTTGGACGTTGAGAGGTTTGGTATTTTCGAATGGTGCTGGCGCATTTGTCATTACGAATAGCACATTGACTCTACACGGTGGGATCACAAACTTTTCGCCGAGCACCCAAACGATCAACAATAATATTAGTATGGGAGCAGCGCAAAACTGGTTCGTCAGCAATGGCTCGATCGCTTATGCCGGTGTAATGAGTGGTGGATCTGCCTATAACCAATCAGGTACTGGAACGGTCTTTTTCTTGGGAGCAAATACCTATACAGGAGTAACGACTGTCAGTAATGGAACGCTTGTAGTATCCGGTAATGGCCGGATTAATCATATAGGGCAAAATATGAACCTACTGAATAATGGCACATTAATCGTTTCAAATGGTGGAGCAGTGACGAATAATGTCACCACTGTCGGTGAGGGAGCGGGTACTGGAGGAAACCTCTTGATTCTCAGTGGGAATACAGTCACCAATCGACTGGGGGATTGGCTGGATGTCGGGAGAAGTGGGGCAAATAGTAATACCGTAATGATTAGCAACGGCGCCACACTCAGTGTCGCCCAAGGAATACGAATAGGTGAATTGGGCACGGACAATGGCAGCTCAAATAGCGTTACTGTCTCAGGCGCTCAAATGTATCTGGGCAACTCCATTACCGTGGCTCGTGGTGGGACCAATAATAATCTCTCAATTTTGGCGGGTAGCACCCTGATCATGAATAATGAACTGAAGATTGCAGAACTTTCCGGCGGGAGAAGCAATAGTCTGACTGTCATGGATTCTTCCATGCAGCTGACCAATGGGAGTCTCTATGTGGGAGACCAAGGATCACTGAATACCGCATTTATATCAAATTCGACTCTCAATATAAAAGCTCATCTCTATGCAGGTAATAATGCGGCAGCGAATTCCAATACCCTCATCATCGTTGATAGCCAAGTGACAAATGGTGGTGATTATTATATAGGCGGTAATGGTGCGGATAATAACTCCGCTTATATCACAAATTCTACACTTCACTTCAATTCTAGTCTCTCGGTTGGAAATTCGACTGCCGCGAATAGCAATCTCTTGGTTGTGGTAGGTTCCACTATCCTTTCGACAAATACCGCTTTCCTTATGGTCGGTGAAAATGCTCAGCAGACGGGAAATAAAGCCGTATTCAATAACAGTACGCTGAGTATGACCAATAACGGCCAGATACGCATCGGCATGGTTGCCGACTCAGACGGAAATTCAGCCGTATTCAACGCCTCAACAGTAAACTTGGGCGGTGATGTTTACGTCGGTAACGGCGGACCGAATAATAGTCTGACACTGAATCAATCTACTCTCACTTCTACAAATGCTGCCAGTAGAAATCTAATCGTCGGTGGAGGCTTAGGGGCAAATGGTAACACATTGATCCTGTCCAATGGCAGCTACGCCAACTTTAGCGGGGACTTGCTTGTGGCAAATGCAACTGGCTCCCAAGGGAATAAGGTCGTGATGAGTGGATCCACGGGCCTATTCAATAATGTAAAAATCGGGACGGGACATTATTCTGATCTATATGTCACAAATGGAGCTTATTTAAAGGTGACCAACACACTGGATTTGGGTGTCACACCGACGATAGGTGGAAATAATCTCTACTTGTCTGGAAGCGGGTCAACAGTTGAGGCTAATACAGTTCTTACGGACAATTCATCACCTATCCACCATCATGGTGGCACGCTAACCGTCGGTGTGGGTGGGATGAGTTATTTGGCTAATGCAGGGATTTATAACCTCGGAGATGGCGTTCAGACCGCGACATTAAATCTCGCCGCCGGTTCATCAAATAATATCAGCTTTTTGAGGGTGACAAACAATGGTACTTTAAATAGGGGAATAGGCTCTAAGCATCAGGGGAACCTAGATGTTTATAGTGGAGGTACTTTTAACTTTAACGGTGCCGTCACTAACGGTGGTAATGTGAATTTTGCCAGCGGCTCAACCATTGATACTTTGCAGAGTAGCGACCTTTTCCGGGTCCAGGGAAATTTTATTAATCATACGACATTTAACATTCAAACTCCGGGAGGATCCAGTACCCCATCATTTGCAGGGATAGAAATAGCAGGAGTGGGTACTACTTTCACGAATAATGGCACGATTAACTTTGATTTCACTACTGCGATGGGTGGAGGGGCGGGAACATTTTCAGCCCCCTATCATTTTGGGGTTAAGGGGACTGAAAACATTTTTTCAAATTACTTTTCAGGTACTCAAGGGGGCCAAGGGGCTTGGGCGGTGAATTTTACTTTTAATAACTGGGGTGGAGCTACTGACGGTACTGCAGGAGCTGCTGGACGTTATGTCACGTATTATTATTCAGCGGGATATTATTATCTCGCAGTCATCCCTGAGCCAGGGACCTATGCATTGCTTTTTGTGACAGGGATATTGGCCCTTTGTATCGGATTAAGAAATCGTGTCATCAAATCTAAAAACGAATAGCGGTGAGGCTGGCATGACACTTAGTTTCATAGTGTGTCATGCTGGGATTTAAGATGTTTTTTCCAGCAAATTGCTCCAGATAGGCAAGCAGGACCGCTCGCCCTAGAGAATTCGTTTGGCCCATCCCGCGTCCATCATCCTTCGTGGTGCAAATCGCACTGGAGACACCAGTGCCTTGGGCGTCTCGCCCACGATCTGTGAGCTCCATGGGCAAGATGCCCATGGCACTATTTTTCCGACATAAATGAAAAACCTAAATGAGCACTGAACCTAAAAATAGTCGTAGTGATCCGGCTGAGATTTGAGCTATTTTTACAGGCCATTTTCCTCCAGTCAATCAGCTCATTCTGGCCCTTCCTCAGTCAGCCCATCAGGATAAATTCACATGACTGTCAAGAGAACGACACGTGTATGCCATTTGCCCGTGCTTATCTGTGATCATGGAAACAAACATGAGAATATCCATTACCCCCCGCGCGCTACCGGTTGGAACCCTTGTCCTACTGAAGGCCGTTTACCAACATTGGGTGCCAGGATCCATAGGCCTTTGTTTTGATCTGACCGAGTTCCTCGGTAAAGCCGGGATATTTGTGATTTTCGAGGACGGGGACTGCGCATTATTCAATGTCTTTAATATTCCCGCCTACTTTGAAGTGATCGGTTTTAGTACCGCACATTGTTTTTACCGGCACCAGAATTACCGCCAGTTAAAACGCGATTTTGAACAAGGTTATTTCTCAAGCGCTTTTGTCCTCGGACGTTCCTTGACCAGAATCCAAGATGCCGCTTGATGCTTTCGGTCAATTTTTCAGTAATGGGATGATGATCATTTAAACAGTCCGAGACTTTTTGGTGGCAGTTCTGTCTTTTCTGCTTCGCATGTGGGCGGGGTTTGGTTAGATTCAGTGGCTAGTGAAAAATATTGTCCTCATAGGATTCATGGGTTCGGGCAAATCGACGATCGGTCGGCGTTTGGCGCAAAGGCTTGGTTGGGATTGTATTGACACAGATCACTTGATAGAAGCCCGTGAGGGGAGATCAATCGCTGAAATCTTTTCTCAGTCGGGGGAAGACCATTTCCGCAAGTTAGAAGCGGAAATGATCAAAGAGGTCTTGGGATACACCAAAGCCGTGATCTCTACCGGGGGAGGTGCGATTCTGAATCCCGAAAATTTGCAGGAGCTCTTGACCCGTGCCCATGTGATTTGCCTTTGGCTGAGCCCGGAGGAAGCCTATGAACGCACCCGTCACCATTCCCACCGCCCTCTTTTGCAGGCGCCCGATCCCCTAGCGAGAATCACAGAGATATTAGAAGAACGTGAACCCCTTTATAAACAGGCCCATTACCTTGTGAATACTGTGGGACGGAGTATTTTGGAAATTACCGACTCCATCATCCGTTATGTGGATCGGCAGGAACCCGACTTTGGTCACGGGCGTGATACGCATCCCCCGGGGGCAAGCGGGAGCGGGTTATGAGGGCCGATCCCGTTGTAGACCCCCTGCACGAGTTGGTCGCCGAGATTGTTACTCTCCCGAGCG
Encoded proteins:
- a CDS encoding shikimate kinase yields the protein MKNIVLIGFMGSGKSTIGRRLAQRLGWDCIDTDHLIEAREGRSIAEIFSQSGEDHFRKLEAEMIKEVLGYTKAVISTGGGAILNPENLQELLTRAHVICLWLSPEEAYERTRHHSHRPLLQAPDPLARITEILEEREPLYKQAHYLVNTVGRSILEITDSIIRYVDRQEPDFGHGRDTHPPGASGSGL